The genomic region CATTTATAATGGGCAAGGCGGTCGCGGCACCATTCGCGCAGATCATCGGCGCTTGCGCGTTCCCCTGATTTCAATTCGATAAAGGCACAAGGCGTCTCGCCCCATTTCTCGTCTGGCTTGGCCACCACGGCCACGACAGCCACGGCTGGGTGTCCGTAAAGCACCTCCTCCACCTCGATGGAGGAAATATTCTCGCCGCCCGAGATGATGATATCCTTTGAGCGGTCTTTCAGCTGAATATACCCATCTGGGTGGATCACCGCCAAATCGCCCGAATGGAACCAACCGCCCGCAAAGGTTTTTTCGGTGGCGCTTGGGTTGCGGAAATATCCTTTCATCACGACATTGCCGCGGAACATGACCTCGCCCAAAGTTTCCCCATCGCGCGGGACGGGCTGCAATGTATCGGGATCAAGCACATCCAACTGTTCTAGCGGCGTGTATTTCACGCCCTGACGCGATTTAAGCCGCGCTTGTTCGGGCGGGGGCAAATCTGACCATTCCTGATGCCATTCATTGACCACGGCGGGGCCATAGGTTTCGGTTAGGCCATAAAGATGGGTCACATCAAACCCCGCCTGTTGCATATCGGCCAAGACCCGCTCTGGTGGCGGGGCTGCGGCAGTAAAGAAATTCACCTGTGATGGCAGTTTCTCTCGCTCGGGCGCATCCAAGATCACCGACATCACAATTGGCGCGCCGCATAGATGGGTTACGCCATCCTCGGTCAAGGCGCGCCAAATCGGCGCGCTGCGCACTTGGCGCAGGCAGACATGGGTGCCAATGATGGCGGAAATTGTCCAAGGGAAGCACCAGCCGTTGCAGTGAAACATCGGCAAGGTCCACAGATAGACCGCGTGTTTCTGCATCGAAGTGATCAGCGCATTGCCCTGTGCCAGCAAATAAGCCCCACGATGGTGATAAACCACACCTTTGGGATCGCCCGTGGTGCCGGAGGTGTAATTAAGCGCAATCGCATCCCATTCATCATCGGGCAGGGCCCATTGATAGTCAGGATCGCCTTTGGCCAGATAGGCCTCGTAATCTTCGGCTGTTACATCGCTGCGCGGGCCGTCATATTCGGGGTCATCATATTGCACCAACTGCGGCTTGGATTTCGCCAGTTGCAGCGCCTCTTGGGCCAGTGGCATGAATTCCGCATCTACGATCAGGATTTTGCTTTCGGCATGGTCAATCTGAAAGGCGATGATGGCCGCATCTAGCCGCGTGTTAATAGAATGCAGAACAGCGCCGCACATTGGCACGCCGTAATGGCATTCCAACATGGCGGGTGTATTGGCAAGGATCACAGAGACATTATCGCCCCTGCGCACCCCGTCTTGTGTCAGGCGAGACGCCAATTGCCGCGCGCGCGCATAGAAATCGCGGTAACTGCGGCGCAAGGGGCCATGAATGATAGCCACATGATCTGGGTAAGTGCCTGCAGCGCGCTCAAGAAAACTCAGCGGGCTGAGGGGTTGATGATTGGCCGCGCGCCGCGCAAGGCTTGGGTCATCGTGATAAATCTGGCTCATTTGTCCTGCCATTGTGGATGACGTTTTTCGATAAAGGCCCCGATCCCTTCTTCGGCATCATGGGTCAGCATATTATCCACCATAACCTGCGCGGCATAATTATAGGCCTCGGCCAGCCCCATTTCGGCTTGGCGATAGAAGGCCGATTTTCCAGTGGCGAGGGTCATTGTGGATTTTGCGGCGATTTTGGCGGCCATCTCTTCGGTTGTGGCGCTGAGTTCTGCCTCAGGGACAGCCTTATTCACCAATCCCATCTCAACCGCACGCGGGGCCGCGATCATATCGCCCGTCAACAGCATCTCCATCGCGTGTTTATGGCTGACATTGCGCGACAAAGCGACCATGGGGGTCGAGCAAAATAGCCCAATATGCACCCCTGGTGTGCCAAAGCGCGCGCCGTCTTCGGCCACCGCCAAATCACAGGTCGCAACCAATTGGCACCCCGCTGCCGTGGCCACGCCCCGCACCTCGGCAATCACGGGCTTGGGGCAGGCCACAATCGCCTGCATTACGGATGCGCAAAGCGCCATGATCTTGGTGAAATAGGCGCGCCCCCCATCGCCCTCAGCGCGGGCGGCAGTCAATTCCTTCAGATCATGACCCGCACAAAAAGCGGGGCCACGAGAGGCAAGAATGACCACCCGCACCTCAGGATCATCGCTTGCCGCATGGATCGCCTCAAGAAGGTGGTTCAGCATCGCCTCGGACAGCGCATTGCGGCGTTTTTCGTCATTCAGGGTCAGACGTAAAATCCCCCGCGCATCAAGCGCGCTGTCTAGGATATTGGTTTGGCTAGCTATGGTCATGGCATCCTCTCCCAGATTAGGGGCTTAGCTGATCGTCACCTCAACATAGTCGGCGATGGAATTTGCAACAAAGCAATAACGATGGGCGCGGTGCTGCATCTCGTCAAGCGTTTCCTGATCCACCGAAAAGCCGGTATCAAAGGTCACTTTGGGGTGCAGATCAATACGGGTCACGGCCATGCGGCCTTTGGGGCTTTTGCCCAAATGGGCCACGGCATGGTCGCTATAGCTTGCCACAGGCCAACCTGCCTTCGCGGCAAGGGCCAGAAAGGTCATCATATGGCAACTCGACATCGCAGCGGCCAAGGCCTGTTCTGGATTGGTATAGGCGGCATTCCCGCCCCAATCGGGCGCGGCATCCCCCATGACCTTGGTGTCATCAGTATAGGTGATCTCATGGGCGTTGCTGTACTTCTGCGGGGTCAGCGTGGCCTCTTGGCGCTGCCAGTTTAGGGTGATGGATAGGCTCATGACGCGGCAACCTTTCTTTCGTTACAATCAGATAAATTTGGTTTTGAAATCGGTATCATACCCCTCAGGGGCGAGGGGTTGGCCTGTGGCCGCCAAAGCCCCCAGGCGACCGATTTCATCACAGCTTTTCGCGGCGGCCCCATTGCCGCCTGTCAGAATGGTCAGGTGATCATCAAGCCGCTCGATATAGGGGTATCCTGTGGCGGTGAAACTGATGACGCATGTATCGGTGTGATAGGATTGCACTGGCAGATCGGGCAAAATTGCCGTCAAATAGCCTTGCAAACGCGCGGCGGCCTCTGCGCTGCCCTGAGAGCGGAACCATGCGGTCATCTCGGCCTGATTGGTCAGGCTTGGCGAGGCAGGTTCGCCCCCGATTTTCAGATAATATTTCCCATCGGGATATTGGATCGGTGGCAGCAGATACAGGTCTTCATCCATGCGCCCATCTTCGGGCATGGAAATCAGCGTGGGCATCTCGGCCAAGCGCGCCACGTCATCCGGCGCGATTTCGGCCAAAAGCACGGTGCGTGCCATCACGTTCATATCGGGGCGGGCGGGCAAAAGCCTGTCGGTGCGCGCATAGCCCCCCGTGGCGATGACGACATGCCCCGCATCCACTGTTTCGCCGGTTGTAAGGGTGACTGTGCTCTGATCCTGCGCCACGGCGGCGGCGTCAATCACCACGCCCCCTGCCTGTTCCATCGCGCGTTCCTCTGCGGCGCGCAATAAGCGGGGGTTGATCCAACCGCCTGCGGCCTCCCATGCGGCGGCTGTTCCTGCGGGAAACCGCATAAAGGGAAAGCGCGCGGCAAGCCCTGCATCATCAAGCCGCTCATGGGGAATGGCCAAGGCCTCAGCCGCCTGCAGAAAGGCGCGCGTAAAATCCGCAGCGGGCCCTGCGATTGGCCCTGCCATCATCACCCCGCATGGGGTGTAGAACCTTTGCCCTAATACCGCCTCAAGTTCACGGTATCGCGCCATTGAACGTAAGGCGAGGCGGGACCAGTCCGCCTTTTCAGCAAGGCCGCGCGTGATCCTGCCTGCGTCATGGTGGCTGCCAAAGGGGCCATCATGGGTTGCACGGTTCTGCGGCTCGGAGGGGCCGATTAGGGCCACGCGATGACCCATTTGCGCCAGATACCGCGCAGCGGCTGTGCCCATCAGGCCACGACCAACCACCGCGATATCAAAGCGCCCCGTCACAGCGACAATCCTGTTGTCTTGGTCAGTTCGGCAAAGCTTGCTTGGGTAACAGGGTCAAGAGGGATACCCTTTTGAGCGCGTAAGGCTGCCACATCCCATTCGCGATCCCCAGGCGCCATGACGCGCGCGCCTGTGCGTGGCGTGCTGGTGCGCAGCTTGGTCAGGTAATGCTCCATGCCCGCAATGAACATCGGGCCTGTTAAAAAGGCCTCTGGGTCAATCGCAATCACAAATCCCCCCACGCCCCGCGGACGGGTCATGTCACCGCCCACCATCGCATCGAGATCGGGCGAGATTTTCATGCCCGTGAAAACCGCCGAAAAGATTTCTGCAACGCCCCCCAATGCGGCCCCCTTAAACCCGAATTCGCCCCCGAGCGGGGCCAACATTTCAGCTTTATTAGGGTCGGTTGTGTTCACACCTGCGGCGTCAGATGCGACATCTTCGGGCAAGGTCACGCCAAGGGAGGCATAAAGTTGCACGCGGTTATAGGGCACAGAACTGGTCGCCATATCCAAAAGCCAAGGGTTTCCTGCGGTGGGAAAGGCGATGGAGATCGGATTGGTGCCGTGAAACCGTTCGGCCCCGTCATGCAGGCGCACAAGACTGTCTGAATTGCCAAAGACCATCCCACCCATCCCGCGCTTGGCCAAGGCCATGGTGTAGGCCCCCGCAGCGCCGTAATGCGAGCTGTTCATCACCCCAACCGCACCAATGCCCGCCTCACGGGCCAAATCGGCGGCATGATCTGCTGCAGCATAAAGTGCGCGCGCACCATGCGCATCATCCGCGTCCAACATGCCCGTGCCTGCACGGGTTTTGGTGAATTTGAGATTGGGGCGCGGGTTAACACGCCCGCCGCGCATCACCGCCTGATAATGCGGCAAAAGGCGGAAGCCGTGGCTGTCTACGCCATGCAGGCTGGCATGCATCATGGCATCTGTAGTGGTTGTGGCTGTGGCCTCATCTGCGCCCGCAGCGCGCAATATGGCGTGGCTGAAATTTGTTATTGCCTCGGCACTGACCCAAATTTGATTATTATCCTGCCCTTGCGCTGTCATTTTACCCTCCCGCCAGATTACAATTTCGCGCATGTTGCCTCAGCGCTACGGGCGATGCCAGTTAAGAATTTATCTCTCAATCCAATGCGGCAATCAGCTGGGGGATTTTCTGTTTTACTTTGAAGAAACCCGCCGTGGCATGGGGCCATATCCTTTGATCCCAAGGGTCGCACCATTCGGCGAAGGCGATATTTGCGGCCTCAAGGGGCCTGCGCGCCTCGGTCATCCAATCGAATAACGGCCCTTGCGGGATATAGGGGGTGGCGATTTGCACGGCCCCAAGCCGGGTGGCCATTTGCGCCAAGAGTTTTGGATCGCGCGCCTCGACCATTTCAGCGGTCAGGTCAAGCCGATTTGCGCAATCGCGAATGGCCTCGGCCTCGAAGGCGGCGACACTTGGGCTTGCATGGCGCAAATGCGATTGGGTCAACCCCACCACGGCAACAACATCAAAGCCCGCAATATCGGCGCCTGTGATCCCGCAGTCTTCATCAGTGATCAGCAAAAGGGTTTTCTTCCCCGTCTGTGGCGCAACGGGGCGGCGCAGCGGTAGGGTCGGGGGCAGGCCATCAGGTTCGGTTGCTTCAAGCCCTTCTGTCACCACGGCCAAATCTACATCGCGCGGGGTAAATCGGTTTTGCGTGAATTTTGCGATATTCCACGCCTCGGCCGCGTAGAATTTGCCCCGTGTATGTAGGCCCGCAACCCATCGCCAGCCCAAGGTATTAGACGCTGCATCCCCATCCAAGAGATGACGATAAAAGAAATCCGCGCCAAGCCGCCATGGCAATCGCAGCGTGAATATCCAGATCGAGGCAAACCACATCCGCGCGTGATTGTGCAGATAGCCCGTTTCAACCAATTCGCGCGCCCAATGGTCAAAGCAGTCTATCCCCGTGCGCCCTTCGATGGCGCGGGTATAGGCGCGGGACAAAGGGCGATCTTGGTCGAGCGCGCCCATATCGGCCTCAAGACCTGATACGTAACTGCGCCATATGGCAGGGCGCATCTCAAGCCAGCCTTTGAAATAGCTGCGCCAAATCACCTCTTGAATGAATTTTTCAGCGGCAACCGCGCCATGTGTGCCAAGCGCGGTTTTGACGACCTCTGCCTCGCGGATCAGGCGGCGGCGGATATAAGGCGACAGGCGCGACACAGATTTATGTGCGCCATGTCCCAGATCGTAATTGCGGCCATTGGCATAGGCCTTGCCCATTTTGGGGGTGAATTCGATGAGACGCGCCTCTGCCTCTGCCCGTGTAGCCTGCATGTTTTTGCCTCGCTTGGATGTGCGTTGCGCATCTAGCTAAGGCAGCAGGGGGCAAGGTCAACTGCGCCTAAGCGCCCTCAAACGGGGTTTCGCGCAGCTCGCGCGCGACCGCCTCATCCAGCGGTGGGGGGAAGGAATTGAGGATAAAACCAAGCGTGCTGTAAAAGCCCACTGTGGCAATCAAATCAAAAATGCCCTCTTTGCCAATTTC from Rhodobacterales bacterium HKCCA1288 harbors:
- a CDS encoding acyl-CoA synthetase encodes the protein MSQIYHDDPSLARRAANHQPLSPLSFLERAAGTYPDHVAIIHGPLRRSYRDFYARARQLASRLTQDGVRRGDNVSVILANTPAMLECHYGVPMCGAVLHSINTRLDAAIIAFQIDHAESKILIVDAEFMPLAQEALQLAKSKPQLVQYDDPEYDGPRSDVTAEDYEAYLAKGDPDYQWALPDDEWDAIALNYTSGTTGDPKGVVYHHRGAYLLAQGNALITSMQKHAVYLWTLPMFHCNGWCFPWTISAIIGTHVCLRQVRSAPIWRALTEDGVTHLCGAPIVMSVILDAPEREKLPSQVNFFTAAAPPPERVLADMQQAGFDVTHLYGLTETYGPAVVNEWHQEWSDLPPPEQARLKSRQGVKYTPLEQLDVLDPDTLQPVPRDGETLGEVMFRGNVVMKGYFRNPSATEKTFAGGWFHSGDLAVIHPDGYIQLKDRSKDIIISGGENISSIEVEEVLYGHPAVAVVAVVAKPDEKWGETPCAFIELKSGERASADDLREWCRDRLAHYKCPRDFIFTEIPRTSTGKIQKFQLRDMAKAGAS
- a CDS encoding enoyl-CoA hydratase encodes the protein MTIASQTNILDSALDARGILRLTLNDEKRRNALSEAMLNHLLEAIHAASDDPEVRVVILASRGPAFCAGHDLKELTAARAEGDGGRAYFTKIMALCASVMQAIVACPKPVIAEVRGVATAAGCQLVATCDLAVAEDGARFGTPGVHIGLFCSTPMVALSRNVSHKHAMEMLLTGDMIAAPRAVEMGLVNKAVPEAELSATTEEMAAKIAAKSTMTLATGKSAFYRQAEMGLAEAYNYAAQVMVDNMLTHDAEEGIGAFIEKRHPQWQDK
- a CDS encoding OsmC family protein; protein product: MSLSITLNWQRQEATLTPQKYSNAHEITYTDDTKVMGDAAPDWGGNAAYTNPEQALAAAMSSCHMMTFLALAAKAGWPVASYSDHAVAHLGKSPKGRMAVTRIDLHPKVTFDTGFSVDQETLDEMQHRAHRYCFVANSIADYVEVTIS
- a CDS encoding FAD-dependent oxidoreductase, whose product is MTGRFDIAVVGRGLMGTAAARYLAQMGHRVALIGPSEPQNRATHDGPFGSHHDAGRITRGLAEKADWSRLALRSMARYRELEAVLGQRFYTPCGVMMAGPIAGPAADFTRAFLQAAEALAIPHERLDDAGLAARFPFMRFPAGTAAAWEAAGGWINPRLLRAAEERAMEQAGGVVIDAAAVAQDQSTVTLTTGETVDAGHVVIATGGYARTDRLLPARPDMNVMARTVLLAEIAPDDVARLAEMPTLISMPEDGRMDEDLYLLPPIQYPDGKYYLKIGGEPASPSLTNQAEMTAWFRSQGSAEAAARLQGYLTAILPDLPVQSYHTDTCVISFTATGYPYIERLDDHLTILTGGNGAAAKSCDEIGRLGALAATGQPLAPEGYDTDFKTKFI
- a CDS encoding Ldh family oxidoreductase — protein: MTAQGQDNNQIWVSAEAITNFSHAILRAAGADEATATTTTDAMMHASLHGVDSHGFRLLPHYQAVMRGGRVNPRPNLKFTKTRAGTGMLDADDAHGARALYAAADHAADLAREAGIGAVGVMNSSHYGAAGAYTMALAKRGMGGMVFGNSDSLVRLHDGAERFHGTNPISIAFPTAGNPWLLDMATSSVPYNRVQLYASLGVTLPEDVASDAAGVNTTDPNKAEMLAPLGGEFGFKGAALGGVAEIFSAVFTGMKISPDLDAMVGGDMTRPRGVGGFVIAIDPEAFLTGPMFIAGMEHYLTKLRTSTPRTGARVMAPGDREWDVAALRAQKGIPLDPVTQASFAELTKTTGLSL
- a CDS encoding deoxyribodipyrimidine photolyase: MGKAYANGRNYDLGHGAHKSVSRLSPYIRRRLIREAEVVKTALGTHGAVAAEKFIQEVIWRSYFKGWLEMRPAIWRSYVSGLEADMGALDQDRPLSRAYTRAIEGRTGIDCFDHWARELVETGYLHNHARMWFASIWIFTLRLPWRLGADFFYRHLLDGDAASNTLGWRWVAGLHTRGKFYAAEAWNIAKFTQNRFTPRDVDLAVVTEGLEATEPDGLPPTLPLRRPVAPQTGKKTLLLITDEDCGITGADIAGFDVVAVVGLTQSHLRHASPSVAAFEAEAIRDCANRLDLTAEMVEARDPKLLAQMATRLGAVQIATPYIPQGPLFDWMTEARRPLEAANIAFAEWCDPWDQRIWPHATAGFFKVKQKIPQLIAALD